A region from the Pseudomonas sp. KU26590 genome encodes:
- a CDS encoding MFS transporter: MTTTSACPTRDESEPRPANSAARVATASFIGTTIEFYDFYVYATAAALVIGPVFFPQTSSTAQMLSAFLTFGIAFLARPLGSALFGHFGDRVGRKSTLVASLLLMGVCTTLIGVLPGYDAIGSWAPILLCVLRFGQGLGLGGEWGGAALLATENAPKGKRAWFGMFPQLGPSIGFLAANGLFLTLAMTLDDEQFRSWGWRVPFLLSAVLVIIGLYVRLKLEETPVFAKAIARHERVKLPIAELFGQYWKPMLLGAASMVVCYALFYISTVFSLSYGVKTLGYSRESFLAMLCFAVLFMALATPLSALASDRFGRRPVLIIGGVLAILSGFLMEPLLTHGTTWAVTLFLSIELFLMGVTFAPMGAMLPELFPTRVRYTGASAAYNIGGIVGASVAPFFAQKLVEMGGLSWVGGYVSAAALISVIAVLCLKETRDANLDTIA; the protein is encoded by the coding sequence ATGACCACGACTTCTGCCTGTCCAACCCGCGACGAAAGCGAGCCCCGCCCTGCCAATTCGGCGGCCCGCGTCGCCACCGCCAGTTTCATCGGCACCACCATCGAGTTCTACGATTTTTACGTGTACGCCACCGCCGCCGCGCTGGTGATCGGGCCGGTGTTCTTCCCGCAAACCTCCAGCACCGCACAGATGCTGTCGGCGTTTCTGACGTTCGGGATCGCCTTTCTCGCACGTCCTCTGGGCTCGGCGCTGTTCGGCCACTTCGGCGATCGTGTCGGCCGCAAATCGACACTGGTCGCCTCGCTGCTGCTGATGGGCGTCTGCACCACCCTCATCGGCGTGTTGCCGGGTTACGACGCCATCGGATCATGGGCGCCGATCCTGCTCTGCGTGCTGCGCTTCGGCCAGGGCCTTGGACTGGGCGGCGAATGGGGCGGTGCGGCATTGCTGGCGACCGAGAACGCCCCCAAGGGCAAACGTGCGTGGTTTGGCATGTTCCCGCAGCTGGGCCCGTCGATCGGCTTCCTCGCGGCAAACGGGCTGTTTCTGACACTGGCGATGACGCTGGACGACGAACAATTTCGCTCCTGGGGCTGGCGCGTGCCGTTTCTGCTCAGCGCCGTGCTGGTCATCATCGGGCTGTATGTGCGCCTGAAGCTTGAGGAAACGCCTGTTTTCGCCAAGGCCATCGCCCGCCATGAGCGGGTGAAACTGCCGATTGCCGAGCTGTTCGGTCAATACTGGAAGCCGATGCTGCTGGGGGCAGCGTCGATGGTGGTGTGCTACGCGCTGTTCTATATCTCCACCGTCTTCTCACTGAGCTATGGCGTGAAAACGCTGGGTTACAGCCGCGAGTCGTTCCTCGCGATGCTGTGCTTTGCGGTGCTGTTCATGGCCCTGGCGACGCCGCTGTCGGCGTTGGCCAGTGATCGGTTTGGTCGCAGGCCGGTGCTGATCATTGGCGGGGTGCTGGCAATCCTGTCGGGCTTTCTGATGGAGCCCTTGCTGACCCATGGCACGACCTGGGCGGTGACGCTGTTCCTGTCGATCGAGCTGTTTCTGATGGGCGTCACCTTCGCGCCGATGGGGGCGATGTTGCCGGAGCTGTTTCCCACACGGGTGCGGTATACCGGCGCGTCGGCGGCCTACAACATCGGCGGCATTGTCGGCGCCTCGGTCGCACCTTTCTTCGCCCAGAAGCTGGTGGAGATGGGCGGCCTGAGCTGGGTCGGAGGGTATGTGTCGGCGGCGGCGCTGATCAGCGTGATCGCCGTGCTCTGCCTGAAAGAAACCCGGGATGCGAACCTGGATACGATTGCCTGA
- the purT gene encoding formate-dependent phosphoribosylglycinamide formyltransferase: MTQIGTPLSPTATRVLLCGCGELGKEVVIELQRLGVEVIAVDRYANAPAMQVAHRSHVINMLDGAALRAVIESEKPHYIVPEIEAIATATLVELEFEGFTVIPTARAAQLTMNREGIRRLAAEELDLPTSPYHFADTFEDYKKAVEDLGFPCVVKPVMSSSGKGQSLLKTDADIQKAWDYAQEGGRAGKGRVIIEGFIDFDYEITLLTVRHVGGTTFCAPVGHRQEKGDYQESWQPQAMSPVALAESERVAKAVTEALGGRGLFGVELFIKGDQVWFSEVSPRPHDTGLVTLISQDLSQFALHARAILGLPIPLIRQFGPSASAVILVEGHSTQTAFANLEQALSEPDTALRLFGKPEVNGQRRMGVALARDESVEAARRKATRASIAVKVQL, translated from the coding sequence ATGACTCAAATCGGAACTCCACTGTCGCCGACCGCGACCCGCGTTTTGCTCTGCGGTTGCGGCGAGCTTGGCAAGGAAGTGGTGATCGAACTGCAACGCCTGGGCGTTGAAGTGATCGCCGTTGACCGTTACGCCAATGCTCCGGCGATGCAGGTCGCGCACCGCAGCCACGTCATCAATATGCTCGACGGCGCCGCCTTGCGTGCGGTGATCGAGTCCGAGAAGCCGCACTACATCGTCCCGGAAATCGAAGCCATCGCCACCGCGACCCTGGTGGAGCTGGAGTTCGAAGGATTCACGGTCATTCCGACTGCCCGCGCTGCGCAGCTGACCATGAACCGCGAAGGCATTCGTCGTCTGGCCGCTGAAGAGCTGGACCTGCCGACCTCGCCGTATCACTTTGCCGACACCTTCGAAGACTACAAAAAAGCCGTCGAAGACCTCGGCTTCCCGTGCGTGGTCAAACCGGTGATGAGCTCGTCGGGCAAGGGCCAGAGCCTGCTGAAAACCGACGCAGACATCCAGAAGGCCTGGGATTACGCCCAAGAAGGCGGTCGTGCTGGCAAAGGCCGGGTGATCATTGAAGGCTTCATTGATTTCGATTACGAAATCACCTTGCTGACCGTGCGTCACGTTGGCGGTACCACCTTCTGCGCGCCGGTCGGCCATCGTCAGGAGAAGGGCGACTATCAGGAATCGTGGCAACCCCAGGCCATGAGCCCGGTGGCATTGGCCGAGTCCGAGCGCGTCGCCAAAGCGGTAACCGAGGCGCTGGGTGGCCGTGGTCTGTTTGGTGTGGAGTTGTTCATCAAGGGTGATCAGGTCTGGTTCAGCGAAGTCTCGCCGCGCCCCCACGATACCGGTCTGGTCACCTTGATTTCCCAGGACCTGTCGCAGTTCGCCCTGCACGCCCGGGCCATTCTCGGTCTGCCGATCCCGTTGATTCGCCAGTTCGGCCCATCGGCCTCGGCAGTGATTCTGGTAGAAGGTCATTCGACCCAGACGGCGTTCGCCAACCTGGAGCAAGCCCTGAGCGAACCGGACACCGCGCTGCGTCTGTTCGGCAAGCCTGAGGTCAATGGTCAGCGCCGTATGGGCGTTGCCCTGGCGCGTGACGAGTCGGTCGAAGCCGCCCGCCGCAAGGCCACCCGCGCGTCGATCGCGGTGAAGGTTCAGCTGTAA
- a CDS encoding DUF1289 domain-containing protein, with protein MSSADPPIHEAPVDEKPIHEKPVRSPCVNICALDDADICTGCQRTVAEITGWSRMDNQARRDVLMACDERARASGMMFPVSGSSPRR; from the coding sequence ATGTCCAGCGCCGACCCCCCCATCCATGAAGCGCCCGTCGATGAAAAGCCCATCCATGAAAAGCCGGTCCGCTCGCCCTGCGTGAACATCTGTGCACTGGACGACGCCGACATCTGCACCGGTTGCCAGCGCACGGTCGCCGAGATCACCGGCTGGAGCCGCATGGACAACCAGGCGCGCCGCGACGTGCTGATGGCCTGCGATGAGCGGGCGAGGGCGAGCGGGATGATGTTCCCGGTGAGCGGCAGCAGCCCTCGACGCTGA
- a CDS encoding gamma carbonic anhydrase family protein — MKYRLGDARVDAHASSWIAPTATVIGHVRLQANASVWFGAVLRGDNELIDIGENSNVQDGTVMHTDMGSPLTIGRNVTIGHNAMLHGCSVGDSTLIGINSVILNGAKIGKHCIIGANSLIGEGKVIPDGSLVMGSPGKIVRELTEAQKQMLDASAAHYVHNAQRYARDLAPQED; from the coding sequence ATGAAATACCGCCTGGGCGATGCCCGCGTCGACGCGCACGCCAGCAGCTGGATCGCGCCGACAGCCACCGTCATCGGCCATGTGCGCTTGCAGGCCAACGCCAGCGTCTGGTTTGGCGCCGTGTTGCGCGGCGACAACGAGCTGATCGATATCGGCGAGAACAGCAACGTGCAGGACGGCACGGTGATGCACACCGACATGGGTTCGCCGCTGACCATCGGCCGAAACGTGACCATCGGCCACAACGCGATGCTGCATGGTTGCAGCGTGGGCGACAGCACGCTGATCGGCATCAACTCGGTCATCCTCAACGGCGCGAAGATCGGCAAACACTGCATCATCGGTGCGAACTCGCTGATCGGCGAAGGCAAAGTCATCCCTGACGGTTCGCTGGTCATGGGCTCGCCCGGAAAAATCGTCCGCGAACTCACAGAGGCGCAGAAGCAGATGCTCGACGCCAGCGCTGCCCATTACGTCCACAACGCCCAGCGCTACGCGCGTGACCTGGCCCCACAGGAAGATTGA
- a CDS encoding CoA pyrophosphatase, producing MLDELLHRMSSHTPVMLETDARFPEAAVLLPITRNAEPELVLTLRASGLSTHGGEVAFPGGRRDPEDPDLIFTALREAQEEIGLPPGLVEVIGPLSPLISKHGIRVTPYVGIIPDFVEYTPNDGEIAAVFSVPLDFFRQDAREHTHRIDYQGRSWYVPSYRFGEYKIWGLTAIMIVELMNLLFDSGIDLNEPPKRSIIHTLKS from the coding sequence ATGCTGGATGAGCTACTTCACCGTATGAGCAGCCACACGCCGGTGATGCTGGAAACGGACGCGCGCTTCCCCGAGGCCGCCGTGCTTCTCCCCATCACCCGCAACGCAGAGCCCGAACTGGTGCTCACTCTGCGCGCCAGCGGCCTGTCGACCCACGGCGGTGAAGTGGCCTTCCCGGGCGGGCGGCGTGACCCGGAAGACCCGGACCTGATCTTCACGGCGCTGCGCGAAGCCCAAGAGGAAATCGGTTTGCCACCGGGTCTGGTGGAGGTGATCGGCCCGCTGAGTCCATTGATCTCCAAGCACGGTATAAGGGTGACGCCCTACGTCGGCATCATTCCCGATTTCGTCGAGTACACACCCAATGATGGCGAGATCGCGGCGGTCTTTAGCGTGCCGCTGGATTTCTTCCGACAGGATGCGCGCGAGCACACTCACCGCATCGACTATCAAGGGCGTAGTTGGTACGTGCCGAGTTACCGCTTCGGCGAATACAAGATCTGGGGCCTGACCGCGATCATGATCGTCGAGCTGATGAACCTGTTGTTCGACAGCGGCATCGACCTCAACGAGCCGCCAAAGCGATCGATCATCCACACTCTGAAATCCTGA
- a CDS encoding NUDIX hydrolase, protein MKFCSNCGEQVIQRIPEGDSRLRYVCEHCDTIHYQNPNIVAGVVPVWGEKVLLCRRAIEPRLGYWTLPAGFMENGESVEQAARRETLEEACAQVKDLQLYSMIDVPYINQVHIFYRANLVSPEYAAGIESLEVKLFDEADIPWSELAFQTVRRTLECFFRDRQHQDFQLHTDCLSVTPPLKTT, encoded by the coding sequence ATGAAATTCTGCAGCAACTGCGGCGAACAGGTCATCCAGCGTATTCCCGAGGGCGACAGCCGTCTGCGTTACGTGTGTGAACATTGCGACACCATTCACTACCAGAACCCCAACATCGTGGCCGGCGTCGTGCCGGTGTGGGGCGAAAAGGTGTTGCTGTGCCGCCGCGCCATAGAGCCCCGATTGGGCTACTGGACGCTGCCCGCCGGGTTCATGGAAAACGGCGAAAGTGTCGAACAGGCCGCCCGCCGGGAAACCCTTGAAGAAGCCTGCGCGCAGGTCAAGGACCTGCAGCTGTATTCGATGATCGACGTGCCGTACATCAATCAGGTGCATATCTTCTACCGCGCGAACCTCGTCAGCCCGGAGTACGCCGCGGGCATCGAAAGCCTTGAGGTGAAGTTGTTCGACGAAGCCGACATCCCGTGGTCGGAGCTGGCTTTCCAGACCGTCAGACGTACCCTAGAATGCTTTTTCCGCGACCGGCAGCATCAGGATTTCCAGCTGCACACCGATTGCCTGTCCGTCACACCCCCTCTCAAAACCACTTGA
- a CDS encoding L,D-transpeptidase family protein: MRWLLAVLCLSVVPLSQAAFTQTIVPKGSEQKFVGGKVVDTENIADRTIDKVLVLKSAHQLQLISRGEALKTYRISLGKAPNGPKLQEGDQRTPEGFYWLDWRKTSDAYNLSMHISYPNISDAARARREGVKPGSMIMIHGTPINEDYPEWYFHTLDWTNGCIAMRNGDIREVWDLVKDGTMIEIRP; encoded by the coding sequence ATGCGTTGGTTGCTTGCCGTTTTATGCCTGTCGGTTGTGCCGCTGTCCCAGGCTGCATTCACCCAGACCATCGTGCCCAAAGGCAGCGAACAGAAGTTCGTTGGCGGAAAGGTCGTCGACACCGAGAACATCGCCGACCGCACCATCGACAAGGTGCTGGTCCTGAAATCTGCGCATCAACTGCAGCTGATTAGCCGTGGCGAAGCGTTGAAGACCTACCGGATTTCACTGGGCAAGGCGCCCAACGGCCCAAAACTGCAAGAGGGAGACCAGCGCACGCCGGAGGGTTTCTATTGGCTGGACTGGCGCAAGACCAGCGACGCCTACAACCTGTCGATGCACATTTCCTACCCCAACATCTCCGATGCAGCACGCGCCCGCCGCGAAGGCGTGAAACCCGGCAGCATGATCATGATTCACGGCACGCCGATCAACGAGGATTACCCGGAATGGTATTTCCACACACTGGACTGGACCAACGGCTGTATTGCCATGCGCAACGGCGATATTCGTGAGGTGTGGGATCTGGTGAAAGACGGGACGATGATCGAGATTCGGCCTTGA
- a CDS encoding YqfO family protein, producing the protein MYKLAFFVPPSHVEQVKDALFAAGAGRIGAYDCCSWQVLGHGQFRPLDGSQPFIGQAGEVEQVQEWKVELVVSDELIRQAVAALKASHPYDVPAYDVWKLEDI; encoded by the coding sequence ATGTACAAGCTGGCCTTCTTTGTGCCACCGAGCCATGTTGAGCAGGTCAAAGACGCGTTGTTCGCCGCCGGTGCGGGGCGAATCGGCGCGTATGACTGCTGCTCATGGCAGGTGCTTGGCCACGGTCAGTTTCGTCCGCTGGACGGCAGTCAGCCGTTCATTGGGCAAGCCGGCGAGGTCGAGCAGGTTCAGGAATGGAAGGTTGAGCTTGTCGTGTCAGATGAGCTGATCAGGCAGGCGGTGGCTGCGCTGAAGGCCAGTCATCCCTACGATGTACCGGCTTATGATGTGTGGAAGCTGGAAGATATCTAG
- the purL gene encoding phosphoribosylformylglycinamidine synthase, whose protein sequence is MLILRGAPALSAFRHKKLLAQLNDKVPAVSGLYAEFAHFAEVNGVLTEDEQQVLAHLLKYGPSVPVQAPAGRLFLVLPRFGTISPWSSKATDIARNCSLTKIQRLERGIAFYVEGQFSDADAQLIADALHDRMTQIVLGALEEAASLFSHAEPKPLIAIDVLGGGRAALETANVELGLALAEDEIDYLVSAFVGLKRNPHDIELMMFAQANSEHCRHKIFNASWDIDGQSQEKSLFGMIKNTYQMHNEGVLSAYKDNASVIVGSVAGRFFPNPESREYGAVQEPVHILMKVETHNHPTAIAPFPGAATGSGGEIRDEGATGRGAKPKAGLTGFTVSNLNIPGFEQPWEKPYGKPERIVTPLDIMIEGPLGGAAFNNEFGRPALTGYFRTFEQSVSTPHGDEVRGYHKPIMLAGGMGNIREGHVQKAEITVGAKLIVLGGPAMLIGLGGGAASSMATGTSSADLDFASVQRENPEMERRCQEVIDRCWQLGEANPIAFIHDVGAGGLSNAFPELVNDGGRGGRFELRNVPNDEPGMAPLEIWSNESQERYVLAVSAPDFERFKAICERERCPFAVVGEATEEPQLTVTDSHFGNNPVDMPLEVLLGKAPRMHRSAEREAELGDDFDPSALDIEESVQRVLHHPAVASKSFLITIGDRSITGMVNRDQMVGPWQVPVADVAVTATSFDVYTGEAMAMGERTPLALLDAPASGRMAIGETLTNIAASSIGKLSDIKLSANWMSAAGHPGEDARLYDTVKAVGMELCPELGITIPVGKDSMSMKTRWSDEGTEKTVTSPLSLIVTGFAPVTDIRKTLTPQLRMDKGLTDLILIDLGRGQNRMGASILAQTHGKLGSVAPDVDDAEDLKAFFAVIQGLNADGHLLAYHDRSDGGLMATVLEMAFAGHCGLNLELDTLTGKREKVAAILFNEELGAVIQVRQDATPLVLAQFSAAGLGEDCVAVIGKPINNSDVIISLSGDTVFKGDRRLLQRQWSETSYQIQRLRDNADCADQEFDALLEEDNPGLNVKLGYDVNDDIAAPYIKKGVRPQVAVLREQGVNGQVEMAAAFDRAGFASVDVHMSDILAGRVDLNDFKGLVACGGFSYGDVLGAGEGWAKSALFNSRARDAFQGFFARSDSFALGVCNGCQMMSNLSELIPGSEFWPHFVRNRSEQFEARVAMVEIQKSASIFLQGMAGSHMPIAIAHGEGHAEFKTPESLIETDLSGTVAVRFVDNHGKVTETYPANPNGSPRGIAGLTTLDGRVTIMMPHPERVFRAVTNSWRPDEWAEDGAWMRMFRNARVWVN, encoded by the coding sequence ATGTTGATCCTGCGTGGTGCTCCCGCCCTTTCCGCTTTCCGCCACAAGAAATTACTTGCGCAGCTGAACGATAAAGTTCCGGCTGTCAGTGGCCTGTACGCTGAATTCGCCCACTTCGCTGAGGTCAATGGCGTTCTGACCGAAGACGAGCAGCAAGTCCTTGCCCACCTGCTGAAATACGGTCCGAGCGTGCCGGTTCAGGCGCCTGCGGGCCGCCTGTTTCTGGTCCTCCCGCGTTTCGGCACCATTTCGCCATGGTCGAGCAAGGCCACCGACATCGCGCGCAATTGCAGCCTGACCAAGATCCAGCGTCTTGAGCGCGGCATTGCCTTCTATGTAGAAGGCCAGTTCAGCGACGCCGACGCGCAGCTGATCGCCGACGCTCTGCACGACCGCATGACCCAGATCGTGCTGGGCGCGCTGGAAGAGGCGGCGAGCCTGTTCAGCCACGCCGAGCCCAAGCCGCTGATCGCCATCGACGTACTGGGTGGCGGCCGCGCGGCGCTGGAGACAGCCAACGTCGAACTGGGTCTGGCCCTGGCCGAAGACGAAATCGACTACCTCGTCAGCGCGTTCGTCGGCCTCAAGCGCAACCCCCATGACATCGAACTGATGATGTTTGCGCAGGCCAACTCCGAGCACTGCCGTCACAAGATCTTCAACGCCAGTTGGGACATCGACGGCCAGAGCCAGGAAAAAAGCCTGTTCGGCATGATCAAGAACACCTACCAGATGCACAACGAAGGCGTGCTGTCCGCTTACAAGGACAACGCTTCGGTGATCGTCGGCAGCGTGGCCGGCCGCTTCTTCCCGAATCCTGAAAGCCGCGAGTACGGTGCGGTTCAGGAGCCGGTGCACATTCTGATGAAAGTCGAAACCCACAACCATCCGACGGCAATTGCCCCGTTCCCGGGCGCAGCCACCGGTTCAGGCGGCGAGATCCGCGACGAAGGCGCGACCGGCCGTGGTGCCAAGCCGAAAGCCGGCCTGACCGGTTTCACGGTGTCCAACCTGAACATTCCGGGTTTCGAGCAGCCTTGGGAGAAGCCGTACGGCAAACCCGAGCGGATCGTGACCCCGCTGGACATCATGATTGAAGGCCCGCTGGGTGGCGCGGCGTTCAACAATGAGTTCGGTCGCCCGGCCCTGACCGGCTACTTCCGTACCTTCGAGCAGTCGGTCAGCACGCCCCACGGTGATGAAGTTCGCGGCTACCACAAGCCGATCATGCTCGCAGGCGGCATGGGCAACATCCGCGAAGGGCACGTGCAAAAAGCCGAAATCACCGTCGGCGCCAAGCTGATCGTGCTCGGCGGCCCGGCGATGCTGATCGGTCTGGGTGGCGGCGCGGCTTCCTCCATGGCCACCGGCACCAGCTCGGCGGACCTGGACTTCGCTTCGGTACAGCGTGAAAACCCGGAAATGGAACGCCGCTGCCAGGAGGTCATCGACCGCTGCTGGCAGCTGGGTGAAGCCAACCCGATCGCGTTCATCCATGACGTCGGCGCGGGCGGTCTGTCCAACGCCTTCCCGGAACTGGTCAACGATGGCGGTCGCGGTGGCCGCTTCGAGCTGCGCAACGTGCCAAACGACGAGCCAGGCATGGCGCCGCTGGAGATCTGGAGTAACGAGTCCCAGGAACGTTACGTTCTGGCCGTCAGCGCCCCTGATTTCGAGCGCTTCAAAGCCATCTGCGAACGTGAGCGTTGCCCGTTTGCAGTAGTCGGTGAGGCAACTGAAGAGCCGCAACTGACCGTCACCGACAGCCACTTCGGCAACAACCCTGTCGACATGCCGCTGGAAGTGCTGCTGGGCAAGGCGCCGCGCATGCACCGTTCGGCCGAGCGTGAAGCGGAGCTGGGCGACGACTTCGACCCGAGCGCGCTCGACATCGAAGAAAGCGTGCAGCGCGTTCTGCATCATCCGGCAGTGGCGAGCAAGAGCTTCCTTATTACCATTGGCGACCGCAGCATCACCGGCATGGTCAATCGCGATCAGATGGTCGGCCCATGGCAAGTGCCGGTGGCGGACGTCGCCGTCACGGCGACCAGTTTTGACGTGTACACCGGCGAAGCCATGGCGATGGGCGAGCGCACGCCGCTGGCGTTGCTGGATGCCCCGGCGTCCGGCCGCATGGCCATTGGCGAGACACTGACCAACATCGCGGCGTCGAGCATCGGCAAGCTTTCCGACATCAAGCTGTCAGCCAACTGGATGTCCGCCGCCGGCCACCCTGGCGAAGACGCGCGTCTGTACGACACCGTGAAAGCAGTCGGCATGGAGCTGTGCCCCGAGCTGGGCATTACCATTCCGGTGGGCAAGGACTCGATGTCCATGAAGACCCGCTGGAGCGACGAAGGCACAGAGAAAACCGTCACCTCGCCGCTGTCGCTGATCGTCACCGGTTTCGCACCGGTCACCGACATCCGCAAAACCCTGACCCCGCAACTGCGCATGGACAAAGGCCTGACCGATCTGATTCTGATCGACCTCGGCCGCGGCCAGAACCGCATGGGCGCGTCGATTCTCGCCCAGACCCACGGCAAGCTTGGCAGCGTCGCGCCGGACGTCGATGACGCCGAAGACCTGAAAGCCTTCTTTGCCGTCATTCAGGGCCTCAACGCTGACGGCCACTTGCTGGCCTACCACGACCGTTCCGACGGTGGCTTGATGGCGACCGTGCTGGAAATGGCCTTCGCGGGTCACTGCGGCTTGAATCTCGAACTCGACACGTTGACCGGCAAGCGCGAAAAAGTTGCGGCCATTCTGTTCAACGAAGAGCTGGGTGCAGTGATCCAGGTTCGTCAGGACGCTACGCCGCTCGTGCTTGCGCAGTTCAGCGCTGCCGGCCTGGGCGAGGATTGCGTCGCGGTCATTGGCAAACCGATCAACAACAGCGACGTGATCATCAGCCTGAGCGGCGACACAGTGTTCAAAGGCGATCGCCGCCTGCTGCAGCGCCAGTGGAGCGAAACCAGCTATCAGATCCAGCGCCTGCGCGATAACGCCGATTGCGCCGATCAGGAATTCGATGCGCTGCTGGAAGAAGACAACCCGGGCCTGAACGTGAAGCTGGGCTATGACGTCAACGACGACATCGCTGCGCCTTACATCAAGAAGGGTGTTCGCCCGCAAGTGGCGGTGCTGCGTGAGCAGGGCGTCAACGGTCAGGTCGAAATGGCGGCTGCGTTCGACCGCGCCGGTTTCGCTTCGGTTGACGTGCACATGAGCGACATCCTCGCCGGTCGCGTCGACCTCAACGACTTCAAAGGTCTGGTGGCGTGCGGTGGTTTCTCCTACGGCGACGTGTTGGGTGCCGGTGAAGGCTGGGCCAAGTCCGCGCTGTTCAACAGCCGCGCACGGGACGCGTTCCAGGGCTTCTTCGCCCGCAGCGACAGCTTCGCCCTGGGTGTTTGCAACGGTTGCCAGATGATGTCCAACCTTAGCGAACTAATCCCGGGCAGCGAATTCTGGCCGCACTTTGTGCGCAACCGCTCGGAGCAGTTCGAAGCACGCGTGGCGATGGTCGAAATCCAGAAATCGGCGTCGATCTTCCTGCAAGGCATGGCCGGCTCGCACATGCCGATCGCCATTGCCCACGGCGAAGGCCACGCTGAGTTCAAGACCCCTGAGTCGCTGATTGAAACCGATCTGTCCGGCACCGTTGCCGTGCGTTTCGTCGACAATCACGGCAAGGTCACTGAAACCTATCCGGCCAACCCGAACGGTTCGCCCCGTGGTATCGCGGGTCTGACCACGCTCGACGGTCGCGTCACCATCATGATGCCGCACCCTGAGCGCGTGTTCCGCGCCGTGACCAACTCGTGGCGTCCGGATGAGTGGGCCGAAGACGGCGCGTGGATGCGCATGTTCCGCAATGCGCGCGTCTGGGTGAACTGA
- the mltF gene encoding membrane-bound lytic murein transglycosylase MltF: MFSQSDFRPRCAKWLIATGIFLLLGACVEKPNTLERVKEDGVLRVVTRNSPATYFQDRNGETGFEYELVKRFADDLGVELKIEAADNLDDLFDQMGKPGGPVLAAAGLVSSENRAKQVRFSHSYLEVTPQVVYRNGQSRPTDPGDLVGKRILVLKGSSHAEQLAALKVKYPAINYEESDQVEVVDLLRMVDEGQIDLTLVDSNELAMNQVYFPNVRVGFDLGDGRDQRWAVALGDDNSLLNEINAYLDKMQKNGMLQRLKDRYYGHVDVLGYVGAYTFAQHLQERLPKYEKHFQAAAKSEQVDWRLLAAIGYQESLWQPGVTSKTGVRGLMMLTQSTAQAMGVSNRLDAKQSIQGGAKYFAYVKEQLDDSIQEPDRTWLALASYNIGSGHLDDARKLAESEGLNPNKWLDVKKMLPRLAQKKWYSKTRYGYARGGEPVSFVANIRRYYDILTWVNQPQMEGGQIAEGSLHVPGVDKTKPSEEKAPL; encoded by the coding sequence ATGTTTTCCCAATCAGATTTCCGCCCACGCTGTGCCAAGTGGCTCATCGCAACCGGAATCTTCCTGCTGCTCGGCGCGTGTGTGGAGAAACCCAACACGCTGGAACGAGTCAAGGAGGATGGCGTTTTGCGCGTCGTCACCCGCAACAGCCCGGCGACCTATTTTCAGGACCGCAACGGTGAAACCGGTTTCGAGTACGAACTGGTGAAGCGTTTCGCCGACGATCTGGGCGTTGAACTGAAAATCGAAGCCGCCGACAACCTCGACGACCTGTTCGATCAGATGGGCAAGCCGGGCGGCCCGGTGCTGGCGGCAGCGGGCCTGGTGAGCAGCGAAAACCGCGCAAAGCAGGTACGTTTTTCCCACTCCTATCTTGAAGTCACCCCGCAGGTCGTCTACCGCAACGGCCAGTCGCGCCCCACCGATCCGGGCGATCTGGTCGGCAAGCGCATCCTCGTGCTTAAAGGCAGCAGCCACGCCGAGCAGCTGGCAGCGCTGAAGGTCAAGTACCCCGCCATTAACTACGAAGAATCCGATCAGGTCGAAGTCGTCGACCTGCTGCGCATGGTGGATGAGGGCCAGATCGACCTGACGCTGGTGGACTCCAACGAACTGGCGATGAATCAGGTGTATTTCCCCAACGTTCGCGTCGGCTTCGACCTTGGCGATGGCCGCGATCAGCGTTGGGCAGTGGCGTTGGGCGATGACAACAGCCTGCTCAACGAGATCAACGCCTATCTCGACAAGATGCAGAAGAACGGCATGCTGCAGCGGCTCAAAGACCGCTATTACGGGCATGTTGACGTCCTCGGTTACGTCGGCGCCTACACCTTCGCCCAACATTTGCAGGAACGCCTGCCCAAGTACGAAAAGCACTTCCAGGCCGCCGCCAAGTCTGAGCAGGTCGACTGGCGGCTGCTGGCGGCGATCGGTTATCAGGAATCCTTGTGGCAGCCAGGCGTGACGTCGAAGACCGGCGTGCGCGGCTTGATGATGCTGACGCAGAGCACGGCCCAGGCCATGGGTGTGTCCAATCGGCTCGACGCCAAGCAGAGTATTCAGGGCGGCGCCAAGTATTTTGCCTACGTCAAAGAACAGCTCGACGACTCGATTCAGGAGCCGGATCGCACCTGGCTGGCGCTGGCGTCCTACAACATCGGCAGCGGTCACCTGGATGACGCGCGCAAGCTGGCGGAAAGCGAAGGCCTGAACCCGAACAAGTGGCTGGACGTGAAGAAGATGCTGCCGCGTCTGGCGCAGAAGAAGTGGTACAGCAAGACTCGCTACGGCTATGCCCGGGGCGGCGAACCGGTCAGCTTCGTCGCCAACATCCGCCGTTATTACGACATCCTGACATGGGTGAACCAGCCGCAGATGGAAGGCGGACAAATCGCGGAAGGCTCGCTTCATGTGCCCGGCGTGGACAAGACCAAGCCCTCGGAAGAAAAGGCGCCGCTTTAG